From Acanthopagrus latus isolate v.2019 chromosome 22, fAcaLat1.1, whole genome shotgun sequence, the proteins below share one genomic window:
- the LOC119012353 gene encoding adenosine receptor A2a-like, which translates to MTAELVIAFLSTIGNVLVCVAVGLNRKLRTVTNYFLVSLAVADICVGTIAIPCAILTDVGLPRHNLYLCLLMLSVLIMFTQSSIFSLLAVAVERYVAIFMPFRYQVLMTSRNAVLVILTMWLLAFLIGLVPLMGWHKTPPDSGYCFFVLVVDMTYMVYFNFFACVLTPLVIMFLIYAQIFVTVKRQVRRIASEQRGRGEGQMKAAASMRREMKTATSLFLVLFLFTICWIPLHIINCFLLLCPNCPVPFELLLTAIILSHANSAVNPFLYAYTMTAFRDTFKAIFLCCRAVGDREASNVASGDDREC; encoded by the coding sequence ATGACTGCTGAGCTCGTTATTGCCTTTCTCTCCACCATCGGCAACGTACTCGTCTGTGTTGCCGTGGGTCTCAACCGCAAGTTGCGCACAGTCACCAACTACTTCCTGGTCTCACTCGCGGTTGCAGACATCTGTGTGGGCACCATTGCCATCCCCTGTGCCATCCTGACTGATGTCGGTTTGCCTCGTCACAACCTCTACCTGTGTCTGCTCATGCTGAGTGTCTTAATCATGTTCACCCAGAGCTCAATTTTCAGCCTGCTGGCGGTGGCTGTGGAGCGCTACGTGGCCATCTTCATGCCCTTCCGCTACCAGGTCTTAATGACATCTCGCAACGCTGTGTTGGTGATCCTGACCATGTGGCTGCTGGCCTTTCTCATCGGGCTTGTTCCTCTCATGGGCTGGCACAAGACACCGCCCGATTCTGGCTACTGCTTCTTTGTCTTGGTTGTGGACATGACCTATATGGTCTATTTCAACTTCTTTGCTTGTGTGCTGACACCCTTGGTAATCATGTTCCTCATCTATGCCCAAATTTTCGTCACGGTGAAGCGACAGGTGAGGCGCATCGCGTctgagcagagaggcagaggggagggaCAGATGAAAGCTGCAGCCAGCATGCGTCGGGAGATGAAGACTGCTACGTCGCTTTTTCTCGTTCTGTTCCTTTTCACGATCTGCTGGATCCCGCTCCACATTATCAactgcttcctgctgctctgcccAAACTGCCCAGTGCCGTTTGAGCTGCTGCTTACTGCTATCATCCTGTCACACGCCAACTCTGCTGTCAACCCCTTCCTCTATGCATACACCATGACGGCTTTCAGAGACACCTTCAAAGCTATTTTCTTGTGTTGCAGGGCGGTGGGTGACAGAGAGGCTTCAAATGTAGCCAGCGGTGATGACAGAGAATGCTAA